Proteins found in one Helicobacter kayseriensis genomic segment:
- a CDS encoding sodium:solute symporter family transporter, with protein sequence MMTIYLPILISFIGYSVFMIGIGIYFFKQNKTAQDYFLGGRSVGPVVSALSAGASDMSAWLLLGLPGALYLSGLSEFYVAIGLTIGATINWLFVAKRLRIYTSTVGDCITIPDYFETRFSDDTRILRLLSAIVILVFFTLYISSGLVGGAKLFEATFGLQYEYALTIGTIIIVAYTFLGGYKAVCWTDMIQGILMMSALIVLSLVMLNTLGGISKIKTYIQKSDQAKIMLLEEQKQIPQIIHLLQSSPQESLPKLTPFIHSLQQTKDTTLNGIPALTLATSLEEYQQKALSAPSSEAIKNIIQVLEQIQQSPIAAPNRLDFSSHLSWIGLISALAWGLGYFGQPHILVRFMSIRSIKEIPFATKIGIGWMSVSLISACSIGLFAIAYVNEFSLTLQDPEKVFIVMSQTLFNPWIAGILLSALLAAIMSTASSQLLVSSSTVAQDFYYKIFNKEAPQSLIMLISRLSVLAVSLIAFMLSIDKNSSVLSIVSYAWAGFGASFGSVILFSLFWSRMTRAGAIAGMVGGACGVVIYKNFLFSYFPIYEIVPGFMIASILIVFVSLLQPVREGSKKAFETMLSYCKSN encoded by the coding sequence ATGATGACAATCTATCTTCCCATTCTAATCAGCTTTATAGGATATTCTGTGTTTATGATTGGGATTGGAATCTATTTCTTCAAACAAAACAAAACAGCTCAAGATTATTTTTTGGGAGGTCGATCGGTAGGCCCTGTCGTTTCTGCTCTCTCTGCTGGGGCTTCTGATATGAGCGCTTGGCTTTTATTAGGGCTTCCTGGGGCTTTATATCTTAGTGGATTGAGTGAGTTTTATGTCGCGATTGGCCTTACAATCGGAGCGACGATTAATTGGCTTTTTGTTGCTAAGCGACTTAGAATCTACACAAGCACAGTTGGAGATTGCATCACAATTCCTGATTATTTTGAAACGCGATTTAGTGATGATACACGCATCTTGAGATTACTTAGTGCGATTGTCATTCTTGTTTTTTTTACTCTTTATATTTCTAGTGGGCTTGTAGGAGGGGCCAAACTATTTGAGGCAACTTTTGGGTTGCAATATGAGTATGCCCTCACAATTGGAACAATCATTATCGTCGCTTATACCTTTTTGGGAGGTTATAAAGCAGTATGCTGGACTGATATGATTCAGGGGATTTTGATGATGAGTGCACTAATTGTCTTAAGTCTTGTGATGCTTAACACACTAGGAGGAATCTCTAAAATAAAAACATATATCCAAAAATCTGATCAAGCCAAAATCATGCTCTTAGAAGAGCAAAAGCAAATCCCCCAAATCATTCATCTCCTGCAATCCTCTCCTCAAGAATCTCTTCCCAAACTCACGCCATTTATCCATTCCCTTCAACAAACAAAAGATACAACTCTTAATGGAATCCCTGCACTCACCCTAGCAACCTCTCTTGAAGAATATCAACAAAAAGCCTTAAGTGCCCCATCTTCTGAGGCTATAAAAAACATCATTCAAGTACTAGAGCAAATCCAACAATCCCCCATCGCAGCTCCCAATAGACTAGATTTTTCAAGCCATCTATCATGGATAGGCCTTATTTCTGCTCTTGCATGGGGGTTGGGGTATTTTGGGCAACCCCATATTTTGGTTCGCTTTATGTCTATTCGATCGATCAAAGAGATTCCCTTTGCGACAAAAATTGGGATTGGCTGGATGAGTGTGAGTCTAATTTCAGCTTGCAGTATTGGACTTTTTGCCATTGCATATGTCAATGAGTTTTCGCTCACTCTTCAAGATCCCGAAAAGGTTTTTATTGTGATGAGTCAAACTCTTTTTAATCCATGGATTGCAGGGATTCTGCTAAGTGCCCTTTTGGCTGCTATTATGAGCACAGCAAGCTCACAGCTTCTAGTCTCTAGTTCAACAGTCGCTCAAGATTTTTATTATAAAATCTTCAACAAAGAAGCACCTCAATCTTTGATTATGCTTATTAGTCGTCTTTCTGTCTTAGCTGTCTCTTTGATCGCCTTTATGCTTTCAATTGATAAAAACTCAAGTGTTTTATCGATTGTTTCTTATGCGTGGGCTGGTTTTGGAGCAAGCTTTGGAAGCGTGATTTTGTTCTCTCTTTTTTGGTCAAGAATGACAAGGGCTGGAGCGATTGCTGGTATGGTTGGCGGAGCCTGTGGCGTTGTGATTTATAAAAATTTTCTTTTTTCTTATTTCCCAATTTATGAGATTGTTCCTGGATTTATGATCGCAAGTATTTTGATTGTCTTTGTCAGCCTACTTCAACCTGTAAGAGAGGGAAGCAAAAAGGCATTTGAAACAATGCTTTCTTATTGCAAATCAAACTAA
- a CDS encoding autotransporter outer membrane beta-barrel domain-containing protein: protein MRKRVLSLICVCGFLQAEMPYASIQSLASIFYSHFDSFKIHSRPLFARSGELRVNTLNNGVWVNEEFGFLGHREVGDALKTKDFYNNLSLGVDTSVELPKASLYLGGMVDIVAGTSSSFLYQGSRGNYALGAYLTYFHTSQFFVDVHMKYFYATQNVIFQNSSLSDSVYGGGNSNFYLGVNIGQRLSTSFSPFLPTFYFLEPSVSFETGYLPAEKATLRDGISGEMEGFAPLGVKASLAFGREWNEEFRGSIKGGVALEYDHQINGKIILSDGGISDPIKLDKRNDFRVGFFVEADFILNPHFRFFFRSNSTFSGKINTLYAMNLGMRFSFGKVSQHKLHSQENIDWYQERLQ from the coding sequence TTGAGAAAAAGAGTTTTAAGCCTTATTTGTGTTTGTGGTTTTTTGCAGGCGGAGATGCCTTATGCATCTATCCAAAGTCTCGCATCTATTTTTTATTCTCATTTTGATTCTTTTAAGATTCATTCAAGACCTTTGTTTGCTCGCAGTGGAGAATTGAGGGTAAATACACTCAATAATGGCGTTTGGGTCAATGAAGAATTTGGATTTTTGGGGCATCGTGAAGTAGGTGATGCACTTAAAACAAAGGATTTTTATAATAATCTTAGCTTGGGTGTAGATACCTCAGTGGAGCTACCTAAGGCAAGTTTGTATCTTGGGGGGATGGTTGATATAGTTGCTGGAACCTCTAGCTCTTTTTTGTATCAGGGGAGCAGGGGAAATTATGCCCTAGGTGCATATTTGACATATTTTCACACCTCTCAATTTTTTGTAGATGTGCATATGAAATATTTTTATGCAACTCAAAATGTTATTTTTCAAAATTCATCTTTAAGTGATTCAGTATATGGTGGTGGAAATAGTAATTTTTATCTGGGAGTTAATATTGGTCAGAGACTAAGCACTTCTTTTTCTCCTTTTTTGCCAACTTTTTATTTTCTAGAGCCTAGTGTGAGCTTTGAGACTGGGTATTTGCCTGCAGAAAAAGCAACGCTTAGGGATGGAATCAGTGGAGAGATGGAGGGGTTTGCTCCACTTGGGGTAAAAGCATCTCTTGCCTTTGGAAGAGAGTGGAATGAAGAGTTTAGAGGAAGTATTAAAGGAGGGGTAGCACTTGAATATGACCATCAAATCAATGGAAAGATTATTTTGAGCGATGGAGGGATTTCAGATCCTATCAAGCTAGATAAACGGAATGATTTTAGAGTAGGGTTTTTTGTTGAGGCGGATTTTATTCTCAACCCTCATTTTAGATTTTTTTTCCGATCCAATAGCACATTTTCTGGCAAAATCAATACTCTTTATGCTATGAATTTGGGGATGCGTTTTAGTTTTGGAAAAGTTTCTCAGCACAAACTGCATTCCCAAGAAAATATCGATTGGTATCAAGAGAGATTGCAGTGA
- the ccoG gene encoding cytochrome c oxidase accessory protein CcoG encodes MQYRLKRYLAYIGITVIVSLLPFIQINQNQIFLLSFDHKELHLFGSVFSTQELYVMPFLLIILFVGIFFITTLLGRFWCGWGCPQTIFRVIFRDLIEGKILKLNKITNKQLPQDLSTLQAKIKKCLSIFLITLFCFSASAVLLFYFVPPYDFFSYLLDPANHLVLLGFWIGIGSFFTFDIVVLKENFCIYVCPYSRVQSVLFDDDTRSVIYDEKRGGAIFDTQKEKIPTPLKKRDSDAECIECQKCVRVCPTHIDIRAGMQLECINCLECVDACTSVMGKFNKPSLVQWSSSNAINHKSKIRYWRAKTIGYSLILTLAILMAFFMGEKKDDLLLNITRSGSLYTIHSNQSITNEYTLLVENLTPVKQTLQISINHPEIQILRPQQGITINAHQKRRFVLILKYAGKSLLASKDQSIPITIQISSQQDPSLSIQKSNVFIYPKEK; translated from the coding sequence ATGCAATATCGTCTTAAACGCTATTTGGCTTACATCGGAATTACAGTCATTGTCAGCTTGCTTCCTTTCATCCAAATCAATCAAAATCAAATCTTTCTTCTTTCTTTTGATCATAAAGAGCTCCACCTTTTTGGTTCTGTTTTCAGCACACAAGAACTTTATGTGATGCCATTTTTACTCATCATTCTTTTTGTTGGAATCTTTTTTATCACCACACTCTTGGGGCGTTTTTGGTGTGGATGGGGATGCCCCCAAACGATTTTTCGCGTGATCTTTCGCGATCTTATTGAAGGGAAGATTCTCAAACTCAACAAAATAACAAACAAACAACTTCCTCAAGATCTCTCCACCCTTCAAGCCAAGATCAAAAAATGCCTCTCTATTTTTTTAATCACTCTTTTTTGCTTTAGCGCAAGCGCTGTTTTGCTTTTTTATTTTGTTCCACCTTATGATTTTTTTAGCTATTTATTAGATCCTGCCAATCACCTTGTTTTGCTTGGCTTCTGGATTGGAATTGGTAGCTTTTTCACATTTGATATTGTTGTTTTGAAAGAAAATTTTTGTATTTATGTTTGTCCTTATAGCAGAGTGCAAAGCGTGCTTTTTGATGATGATACGCGAAGCGTGATTTATGATGAAAAGCGTGGTGGAGCGATTTTTGATACACAAAAAGAAAAGATCCCCACACCTCTCAAAAAGCGTGATAGCGATGCAGAATGCATTGAATGTCAAAAATGCGTCAGAGTCTGCCCTACTCATATTGATATCCGTGCAGGAATGCAGCTTGAGTGCATTAATTGCTTAGAATGCGTTGATGCCTGCACCTCAGTGATGGGAAAATTCAATAAGCCAAGCTTGGTTCAATGGAGCAGTTCTAATGCCATCAATCACAAATCAAAGATTCGCTATTGGCGTGCCAAGACAATCGGCTATAGCCTCATTTTGACATTAGCTATTTTGATGGCTTTTTTTATGGGAGAGAAGAAAGATGATCTTTTATTAAACATCACACGATCAGGATCTCTCTACACCATCCACTCCAATCAAAGCATCACAAATGAATATACACTGCTAGTTGAGAATCTAACTCCCGTGAAACAAACCCTTCAAATCTCAATCAATCATCCAGAGATTCAAATCTTGCGTCCTCAGCAGGGAATCACCATAAACGCTCATCAAAAAAGACGCTTTGTGCTCATTTTGAAATACGCAGGGAAATCTCTTTTGGCATCCAAAGATCAATCCATTCCTATCACAATCCAAATTTCTAGCCAACAAG